From Saccopteryx leptura isolate mSacLep1 chromosome 3, mSacLep1_pri_phased_curated, whole genome shotgun sequence, one genomic window encodes:
- the TENT5C gene encoding terminal nucleotidyltransferase 5C, translating into MAEESSSSRDGMSLSVLSWDQVSRLHDVLTEVVPIHGRGNFPTLEITLKDIVQTVRGQLEEAGIKVQDIRLNGSAAGHVLVKDNGLGCKDLDLIFHVALPSEVEFQLVRDVVLCSLLNFLPEGVNKLRISPVTLKEAYVQKLVKVCTDTDRWSLISLSNKNGRNVELKFVDSIRRQFEFSVDSFQIILDSLLFFYDCSSQPISEHVHPTVIGESMYGDFQEAFDHLQNRLIATKNPEEIRGGGLLKYSNLLVRDFRPTDQEEIKTLERYMCSRFFIDFPDILEQQRKLETYLQNHFADEERSKYDYLMILRRVVNESTVCLMGHERRQTLNLISLLALRVLAEQNIIPSATNVTCYYQPAPYVSDGNFNNYYVAQPPVTYSQPYPTWLPCN; encoded by the coding sequence ATGGCTGaggagagcagcagcagcagggatgGCATGTCCTTAAGTGTGCTCAGCTGGGACCAGGTTAGCCGGCTGCACGATGTCCTGACTGAGGTCGTGCCCATCCATGGCCGGGGCAACTTTCCGACCTTGGAGATAACTCTGAAGGACATCGTCCAGACCGTCCGCGGACAACTGGAGGAGGCGGGCATCAAGGTGCAGGACATCCGGCTGAACGGCTCCGCTGCTGGCCACGTCTTGGTCAAAGACAACGGCTTGGGTTGCAAAGACCTGGACCTGATCTTTCACGTGGCTCTTCCCAGCGAAGTGGAATTTCAGCTGGTCAGGGATGTGGTTCTGTGCTCCCTTCTGAACTTCCTGCCGGAGGGTGTGAACAAGCTCAGAATCAGCCCAGTCACTCTGAAGGAGGCGTATGTCCAGAAGCTGGTGAAGGTCTGCACGGACACCGACCGCTGGAGCCTCATCTCCCTCTCCAACAAGAACGGACGCAACGTGGAGCTGAAATTCGTCGACTCCATCCGCCGGCAGTTTGAGTTCAGTGTGGACTCCTTCCAGATCATCCTGGATTCTCTGCTCTTTTTCTATGATTGCTCCAGCCAGCCCATCTCCGAGCATGTCCACCCCACGGTGATCGGGGAGAGCATGTATGGGGACTTCCAGGAAGCCTTCGACCACCTGCAGAACAGACTGATTGCCACCAAGAACCCTGAGGAGATTAGGGGCGGGGGGCTGCTCAAGTACAGCAACCTCCTGGTGCGGGACTTCCGGCCCACAGACCAGGAGGAGATCAAAACCCTGGAGCGCTACATGTGCTCCCGGTTCTTCATCGACTTCCCGGATATCCTCGAGCAGCAGAGGAAGCTGGAGACCTACCTGCAGAACCACTTCGCGGACGAAGAGAGGAGCAAGTACGACTACCTCATGATCCTCCGCAGGGTCGTGAACGAGAGCACCGTGTGCCTCATGGGCCACGAGCGGAGGCAGACCCTGAACCTCATCTCCCTCCTGGCCTTGCGTGTGCTGGCTGAGCAGAACATCATCCCCAGCGCCACCAACGTCACCTGTTACTACCAGCCCGCTCCATACGTCAGTGACGGCAACTTCAACAACTACTATGTCGCCCAGCCTCCAGTGACCTACAGCCAGCCCTACCCCACCTGGCTGCCCTGTAACTAA